The Bacillus carboniphilus genome segment TATTCGCTCGTATATCGGGTATCCGAGCGTGTTTCTGGCCATCAGCGCGTATTTCTGGCTATCCGAGCGTATTTTCCATCCACCCAAGCATATTCCATCCCCCAACCATTTGCCCTCAACTCAACAATCATATAAGATTAACTCAAGGCAGAACATGCTAAACTATAGATAAAGATATGATTAGAAAGGGACGACCTATGCGTATTTTATTTGTTGGAGATGTGGTGAGTTCATTAGGACGATCCATGGTGAAAGAATACCTCCCTAAGTTAAAAGATCAATATCGCCCGAATTTTACCATTGTTAATGGGGAGAATGCAGCAGGCGGTAGAGGGATTACACATAAGATTTATAATGAACTACTGGAGTGGGGAGCTCAAGCTGTCACTCTAGGAAATCATACATGGGATCATAAAGAAATCTTTGATTTTATTGATGATGCGAAACAGCTAGTGCGCCCAGCGAATTTTCCAGAAGGTTCACCTGGAGAAGGGCTAAAGATTATTGAACACCAAGGCAAGAAAGTTGCTGTCATCAGTGTTCAAGGACGAACGTTCATGCCAGCGATTGACGATCCTTTCCGGGCTGCTGAAAAACTTGTGGAAAAAGCAAGGTCAATTACACCGTATGTATTTGTTGACTTTCATGCAGAGGCTTCGAGTGAGAAGCTTGCTAT includes the following:
- a CDS encoding TIGR00282 family metallophosphoesterase yields the protein MRILFVGDVVSSLGRSMVKEYLPKLKDQYRPNFTIVNGENAAGGRGITHKIYNELLEWGAQAVTLGNHTWDHKEIFDFIDDAKQLVRPANFPEGSPGEGLKIIEHQGKKVAVISVQGRTFMPAIDDPFRAAEKLVEKARSITPYVFVDFHAEASSEKLAMGWFLDGKASAVVGTHTHIQTADERILTKGTAYLTDVGMTGPYDEIIGVDKEAVIRKFLTAMPVRFDFSKSGRSQLSAVVIDLDDKTGMGKKVERVLINDDHMFYY